One region of Brachyhypopomus gauderio isolate BG-103 chromosome 9, BGAUD_0.2, whole genome shotgun sequence genomic DNA includes:
- the LOC143523378 gene encoding DBH-like monooxygenase protein 2 homolog — translation MGFSSVLVPLVLFVVHVSAVDEEPVLPFSEYLDQGSTVMLRWGFDTLKDTIVFEVRANTTGWVGFGFSPNGGMNGADMVIGGVDTNGFYFTDRHGLGNSLPPLDLQQDYKLLALTEADGQTVMKLQRSIRSCDEDDLPITEMPIKLIYAYGQSDDISYHRRQRGTKEVNLLKYMPQAKISDSKYFDLTVTNFTIPAKTTHYHCKIMRLPEFDQKYHIYRVEPLLDNPDLVHHLLLYRCPPTVATPYEHTCYTVENITECNHAMAAWGVGGGAFELPEVAGIPIGGDGGKLLYRLELHYNNQKETSGVIDNSGFRFYYTAQLRQHDAAVLQTGLAVAPGYAIPPKAPGFLSYGLCDTTSIPQVLSEPTHDLQVFSILLHTHLAGRKMRVGHFRDGEQIDFLIKNEHYDFEYQQAVNLGETKTVKIGDKLLVECTYNTSNRSRLTWMGLSTTNEMCLAFLYYYPAMNISHCISFPDLQALFTKMGVNNEKDWLGLMSTKTWNETSVNDYQETLKRIEQNAIVVTASDNASYSTRTIPELKTTPPVRCERNRSEVMRLAVSLWLFVVLTAASALT, via the exons ATGGGCTTTTCTTCTGTCCTTGTGCCCCTGGTCTTGTTCGTGGTCCATGTGTCTGCGGTGGACGAGGAGCCAGTACTCCCCTTCTCTGAGTACCTGGATCAAGGCAGCACCGTCATGCTAAGATGGGGCTTTGACACCCTGAAGGATACGATCGTCTTTGAAGTGAGGGCGAACACCACTGGCTGGGTTGGATTTGGGTTCAGCCCTAACGGTGGCATGAATGGAGCAGACATGGTTATTGGAGGAGTGGACACCAACGGCTTTTATTTTACG GACAGGCACGGCTTGGGCAACTCCCTGCCCCCTCTGGACCTGCAGCAGGACTATAAACTTCTCGCTCTGACCGAGGCAGACGGGCAAACAGTGATGAAGTTGCAGCGCTCCATCAGGTCCTGCGATGAAGATGACCTCCCCATCACC GAAATGCCAATAAAGCTGATCTACGCATACGGCCAGAGCGATGACATTAGTTACCACAGAAGACAGAGGGGCACAAAGGAAGTGAACCTACTGAAATACATGCCTCAAGCCAAGATCTCAGACAGCAAATACTTTGACCTGACTGTGACCAAT TTTACGATACCTGCCAAAACCACTCACTACCACTGCAAGATAATGAGACTCCCCGAATTTGATCAGAAATACCACATCTATCGT GTGGAACCGCTGTTAGACAATCCAGATCTAGTGCATCACCTGCTGCTGTACCGGTGTCCTCCGACCGTGGCAACACCGTACGAGCACACCTGCTACACGGTGGAGAACATAACAGAGTGCAACCACGCCATGGCTGCTTGGGGGGTGGGAGGAGGG GCCTTTGAACTTCCAGAAGTGGCTGGCATTCCTATAGGTGGAGATGGTGGGAAACTTTTGTATAGGCTTGAGTTGCACTACAACAACCAGAAAGAGACTTCAG GAGTCATAGACAACTCAGGCTTCCGGTTCTATTACACGGCTCAGCTGCGTCAGCACGACGCCGCTGTGTTGCAGACAGGTCTAGCAGTGGCTCCTGGGTACGCCATTCCACCCAAGGCGCCTGGCTTCCTCTCATATGGTCTGTGTGACACCACCTCTATTCCACAG GTACTCTCTGAGCCCACACATGACCTACAGGTGTTCTCAATcttgctgcacacacacctggctgGAAGGAAGATGCGAGTTGGCCACTTCAG GGATGGGGAGCAGATTGATTTCTTAATTAAGAATGAGCACTACGATTTTGAATATCAGCAAGCTGTAAACCTGGGGGAAACTAAGACAGTTAAGATA GGTGACAAACTCCTAGTGGAATGCACATATAACACCAGTAATCGATCAAGACTTACTTGG ATGGGGCTGTCCACTACTAATGAGATGTGCCTGGCCTTTCTCTACTACTACCCAGCTATGAATATCAGTCACTGCATTAGTTTCCCGGACCTGCAAGCATTATTTACCAAGATGGGAGTAAATAATGAAAA AGACTGGTTGGGATTGATGTCTACAAAGACCTGGAATGAAACGTCAGTCAACGACTATCAGGAAACACTAAAGAGGATTGAACAGAATGCAATTGTTGTTACCGCGTCG GACAACGCGTCCTACAGCACACGGACTATACCTGAGCTCAAAACCACTCCGCCTGTCAGGTGTGAACGGAACCGTTCGGAGGTGATGAGGCTGGCCGTGAGTTTATGGCTGTTCGTCGTCCTGACAGCCGCATCCGCACTCACATAG